In one window of Laspinema palackyanum D2c DNA:
- a CDS encoding YihY/virulence factor BrkB family protein: protein MVKFKQLLRLLKLAFSEWQKDNAGRLAAALAYYTIFSLAPILIIAIAVAAVIFGQDAAQGEIVRQLQGTIGTEGAEVIETMIENTRQTGSGIWATLISLGLLLFGATGLFNELQGSLNTIWNVKPKPGRGIKGMIQDRFLSFAMILTIGFLLLVSLVLSAALAAIGNFFSHLVPDMLMGLWQVLDFFLSFGVITVLFAMIYKVLPDVKIAWTDVWLGAIVTALLFVVGKTLIGLYLGNSTIGSTYGAAGSLVVLLLWVNFSAQILFFGAEFTQVYANRYGSRIVPTENAIAVGDENPNPS, encoded by the coding sequence ATGGTTAAATTTAAACAACTGTTGCGGCTGTTAAAACTGGCCTTTTCAGAATGGCAAAAAGATAATGCAGGGCGATTGGCTGCCGCCTTGGCCTATTATACCATTTTCTCCTTAGCGCCGATCTTAATTATTGCGATCGCCGTGGCCGCAGTCATCTTTGGTCAAGATGCCGCCCAAGGTGAAATTGTCCGACAACTTCAAGGCACGATCGGCACCGAAGGGGCAGAAGTCATCGAAACCATGATTGAGAATACCAGGCAAACCGGGTCAGGCATTTGGGCAACCCTGATCAGTTTGGGTTTACTTCTATTTGGGGCAACGGGACTCTTTAACGAACTCCAGGGTTCTCTCAATACGATATGGAACGTAAAACCCAAACCGGGACGGGGGATAAAAGGGATGATCCAAGACCGCTTTTTATCCTTTGCCATGATTCTAACCATTGGGTTTTTACTGCTGGTTTCCCTCGTCCTCAGTGCCGCCTTAGCTGCAATTGGAAACTTTTTTAGCCATCTAGTTCCGGATATGCTCATGGGGTTGTGGCAAGTGTTAGATTTCTTCCTCTCCTTTGGGGTGATTACGGTCTTGTTTGCCATGATTTATAAAGTCTTACCGGATGTCAAAATTGCTTGGACTGATGTCTGGCTAGGGGCGATCGTTACAGCCTTACTTTTTGTCGTGGGTAAAACTTTAATTGGTTTGTACTTAGGGAATAGTACGATTGGTTCCACCTACGGTGCAGCGGGTTCTTTAGTCGTTTTATTGTTGTGGGTTAACTTTTCGGCACAAATTTTATTTTTTGGGGCCGAGTTTACCCAGGTTTATGCCAACCGATATGGTTCGCGGATCGTTCCCACAGAAAATGCGATCGCCGTAGGGGATGAAAACCCCAATCCCAGTTAA
- a CDS encoding protein phosphatase 2C domain-containing protein yields MNKPSAIIYCPNFTCQSPNPETQKFCQKCGTPLPKRYLWAVGGTGRPSYQPGDILADRYWVKEDQILVDTKPGVLPEMPVEIPGALIPYLKLFPLRLHVPQVYGRLPSKGNDPNRDIWLLEETAIYPEGTMVAVRKGQPPEAVHAQLMPLLTDSWADASPMRQLNWLWQMAQLWYPFKKEGVAQSLLNPGLLRVEGSLLRLLELPRDATTPDLSELGQLWLSLAKTAHPAIAPYLERLSQMLTMGDVQTPSQLTELLDRGLSLCGELYKRTYYIATGTDRGPTRRRNEDACYPPSGTSRATSDTSGLAIVCDGIGGHEGGNVASNLAIETLQQHLESLVSENTQSAPHRIIEQIESAVGIANDRIASRNDEEQRQARQRMGTTLVMALTHRHEIYINHIGDSRAYWITSTGCRQVTLDDDVASREVRLGYSLYRDALQQGAAGSLIQALGMGASSVLHPTVQRFIMDEDSAFLLCSDGLSDNDRVEQYWETEILPILSGEFPVLRSVTKLIDIGNFHNGHDNVTVGLVYCKVEPIRSAGLDPRLLVAQLQSVPPAEPLEDSQPTLFPKKNPETLKPEDAPTELRPSPQPRRSKLPMLLGILLLLGLGVVAGLVLTEEGWQNLSKNLPGSPPDNSNPTDPVTDPLPMPDISERATIEPGQYLQLRRSSTAQGPENGELVLLKQQGEAIPANQLGFIPSGSVLLVMGKQQAVSDPDAWVQVQVCSTPEPVGSVAAAPAPVSGVQGASEPASEDAPPPAAPPPVGVRPSNMGWISEKLLLPQVQPNVVPTATEQGGCIEEPNPQPFEVR; encoded by the coding sequence ATGAACAAACCATCGGCCATAATCTACTGTCCCAACTTTACTTGCCAGTCTCCCAACCCGGAGACTCAAAAATTTTGTCAAAAATGTGGCACTCCCCTGCCGAAACGCTACTTATGGGCAGTGGGTGGAACGGGTCGTCCCAGCTATCAACCGGGGGATATCTTAGCCGATCGCTATTGGGTTAAGGAAGATCAGATTCTGGTCGATACCAAACCCGGAGTCTTGCCGGAGATGCCCGTCGAGATTCCCGGGGCGCTCATTCCCTATCTCAAACTGTTTCCCCTGCGATTGCACGTTCCCCAGGTTTATGGTCGATTGCCGTCGAAAGGGAACGACCCGAATCGGGATATTTGGTTACTAGAAGAAACGGCGATTTATCCGGAAGGGACAATGGTGGCGGTCCGCAAAGGGCAACCCCCGGAAGCAGTTCATGCCCAACTGATGCCGTTACTGACGGACTCCTGGGCAGATGCCTCGCCGATGCGCCAGCTCAATTGGTTGTGGCAGATGGCTCAACTGTGGTATCCGTTTAAAAAGGAAGGGGTGGCCCAGAGTCTGCTGAATCCGGGATTGCTGCGGGTGGAAGGGTCCTTGCTGCGCCTGCTGGAATTGCCACGGGATGCCACAACACCGGACCTGTCTGAACTAGGTCAGTTGTGGTTGAGTTTGGCCAAAACCGCTCATCCGGCGATCGCCCCCTATCTGGAACGACTCAGCCAGATGCTAACGATGGGAGATGTGCAAACCCCATCGCAATTGACGGAGCTGTTAGACCGGGGTTTAAGTCTGTGTGGAGAGCTTTATAAGCGCACCTATTACATTGCCACCGGGACCGATCGCGGGCCGACTCGTCGCCGGAATGAAGATGCCTGCTATCCCCCCAGTGGGACCAGCCGTGCCACCTCAGATACCAGTGGGTTAGCGATCGTCTGTGATGGCATTGGGGGACATGAAGGGGGGAATGTCGCTTCTAATTTGGCGATCGAAACCTTACAACAACACCTGGAATCCCTTGTTTCCGAGAATACCCAGAGCGCTCCCCACCGGATCATCGAGCAGATCGAATCTGCCGTGGGGATTGCGAACGATCGCATCGCCAGTCGCAATGATGAAGAACAGCGCCAAGCTCGCCAGCGCATGGGTACCACCTTGGTCATGGCCTTGACCCATCGCCATGAAATTTATATCAATCATATTGGGGATAGTCGCGCCTATTGGATTACCTCAACCGGATGCCGCCAAGTCACCTTAGATGATGATGTCGCTTCTCGGGAGGTCCGTTTGGGGTACTCCCTGTACCGGGATGCCTTACAACAAGGAGCAGCCGGGTCTTTGATCCAGGCATTAGGGATGGGGGCTTCCTCGGTGCTTCATCCCACGGTCCAACGTTTTATCATGGATGAGGATAGCGCTTTCCTCCTCTGTTCCGATGGATTGAGCGATAATGACCGGGTGGAGCAATACTGGGAAACGGAAATCCTGCCGATTTTATCCGGGGAATTCCCCGTGTTGCGATCGGTCACCAAGTTAATCGATATTGGTAATTTTCATAACGGTCACGATAATGTCACCGTGGGGCTGGTTTACTGCAAGGTAGAACCCATTCGGTCTGCCGGACTCGACCCCCGTTTGTTGGTAGCACAACTCCAATCAGTCCCCCCTGCCGAACCCCTAGAAGACTCTCAACCGACGCTTTTCCCGAAGAAAAATCCCGAAACTCTCAAACCCGAGGATGCCCCGACGGAGTTGAGACCCTCTCCACAGCCCCGACGTTCCAAGTTGCCAATGTTACTGGGAATCCTGTTGTTGCTGGGCCTCGGCGTCGTAGCGGGTTTAGTGCTCACCGAGGAGGGATGGCAGAATCTCAGCAAGAATTTACCCGGGTCGCCGCCAGACAACTCGAACCCCACGGATCCCGTCACCGACCCCCTCCCGATGCCGGACATCTCCGAGCGGGCCACGATAGAACCCGGGCAGTACCTGCAACTGAGGCGTTCTTCCACGGCTCAAGGGCCAGAGAATGGGGAATTGGTCTTGTTGAAGCAACAAGGGGAGGCTATCCCGGCAAATCAATTGGGTTTTATCCCCAGTGGCAGTGTTCTGTTGGTGATGGGCAAACAACAGGCCGTTAGCGATCCGGATGCCTGGGTCCAAGTCCAAGTTTGCTCGACCCCAGAACCCGTGGGATCAGTGGCGGCTGCACCGGCTCCAGTTTCTGGGGTTCAAGGGGCCTCTGAACCCGCCAGTGAGGATGCTCCCCCACCGGCAGCGCCACCTCCTGTAGGGGTCCGACCGAGCAATATGGGGTGGATTTCAGAGAAGTTGTTACTTCCCCAGGTCCAGCCGAATGTCGTCCCAACTGCTACAGAACAAGGGGGATGTATCGAGGAACCCAACCCTCAGCCCTTTGAAGTGCGGTAA
- a CDS encoding Dps family protein: MTATLGMSAQSQNPISVNIGIDDSTREEIAQGLSRVLADSYTLYLKTHNFHWNVTGPLFSTLHLMFEEQYQELALAVDEIAERIRALGFPAPATYAKFSSLTSIEDNEGIPEAKEMIRLLVQGQETVVRTSREMLSLLEEANDQPTLDLLTKRMQIHEKNAWMLRSMLAG; encoded by the coding sequence ATGACAGCTACCCTAGGAATGTCTGCCCAAAGTCAAAATCCGATCAGCGTCAATATCGGGATTGACGACAGCACCCGAGAAGAAATTGCTCAAGGGTTATCCCGCGTGTTAGCCGATAGCTATACCCTTTATCTAAAAACTCATAATTTTCACTGGAACGTCACGGGACCCCTATTTAGCACCCTGCATCTCATGTTTGAGGAGCAGTATCAAGAATTAGCCCTAGCGGTCGATGAAATTGCGGAACGGATTCGGGCTTTGGGGTTTCCTGCTCCTGCTACTTATGCAAAGTTTTCTAGCTTGACTTCAATTGAAGACAATGAGGGTATTCCCGAGGCGAAAGAAATGATTCGCTTGTTAGTGCAAGGGCAAGAAACCGTGGTCCGCACTTCCCGGGAAATGCTATCCCTCCTAGAGGAAGCCAATGATCAACCCACTTTAGATTTGCTGACCAAACGGATGCAAATTCATGAGAAAAATGCCTGGATGCTTCGCAGTATGTTAGCGGGTTAA
- a CDS encoding response regulator transcription factor codes for MSEIRVALVEDHDLTRIGIRTALQQSDGIVVVGDAANGTSGLKLLMDTKPDIGIVDIGLPDIDGIEVTQRLQQAQAAQGQNPKTKILILTFQDNEDAVLAAFAAGADSYCMKDISFEELLGVVRLTYEGNSWIDPAIAGIVLKQARTTNTQPTLGSQKKETVTIKAPEPEYSQIIEAYPLTERELEVLELIVQGYNNAEISEKLYITVGTVKTHVRNILNKLCANDRTQAAVLALRSGLVG; via the coding sequence ATGAGTGAAATTCGCGTTGCTTTAGTTGAAGACCATGATCTGACTCGGATCGGAATCCGAACGGCTTTGCAGCAATCTGATGGAATCGTCGTTGTCGGCGATGCTGCCAACGGCACCTCGGGATTGAAATTGCTGATGGACACAAAGCCGGATATTGGGATTGTTGACATTGGGTTACCTGATATTGATGGAATTGAGGTGACGCAGCGACTGCAACAAGCACAAGCGGCTCAAGGACAGAATCCCAAAACCAAAATCTTGATCTTGACCTTTCAGGATAATGAAGATGCGGTTCTGGCTGCATTTGCTGCCGGTGCAGATTCTTACTGCATGAAGGATATTAGCTTTGAGGAATTGCTGGGAGTGGTGCGCCTCACCTACGAAGGTAACTCCTGGATTGATCCGGCGATCGCTGGGATCGTCCTCAAGCAGGCGCGCACGACAAATACCCAACCGACCCTCGGTTCTCAGAAGAAAGAAACGGTAACGATTAAGGCTCCGGAACCGGAATATAGCCAAATTATCGAAGCCTATCCTCTGACGGAACGAGAACTAGAAGTTTTAGAGTTGATTGTCCAAGGATACAATAATGCGGAAATTTCCGAAAAGCTGTACATCACAGTGGGTACGGTGAAAACTCACGTTCGGAATATATTAAACAAGCTCTGTGCGAATGACCGCACCCAAGCCGCAGTTTTAGCGCTGCGCTCTGGGTTAGTGGGATAA
- a CDS encoding DJ-1/PfpI/YhbO family deglycase/protease, whose product MSTNNSHPTPRIAILIEEGVEDSEFKVPYTALQQAGAKVSVLGSGMNQTYHGKNGKVSIKPDGTTTEARAQHFDAVIIPGGGAPDKMRTNPNTIAFVQEAAALGKLIAAVCHGPQVLIEADLLRGRRATGFISIRKDMENAGATYIDEAVTTDGNLICSRQPGDLAIFTTAILSRLNLSIPDQSMPDRNDSSAEWWQLAEAWGGSTRQEIIDGLNQAMAGERYSQEAFKQYAHNTTDNATRLLLLEIWEEKVSHLELLESRLRTLGEQLFLPAMAAGAFASLRNVLPAEDDLTILRHALGDIQTGVIDCFQLQVQFTDPVSTMIFSSIERDLAKAERRLARMYQERIGLSEPKPAQPTTPVGIV is encoded by the coding sequence ATGTCTACAAACAACTCACACCCCACACCCCGAATCGCCATCCTGATTGAAGAAGGAGTGGAAGATTCAGAATTTAAAGTTCCTTATACAGCATTGCAACAAGCCGGGGCCAAAGTCTCTGTACTCGGGTCCGGCATGAATCAAACCTATCACGGTAAAAATGGGAAAGTCTCCATCAAACCCGATGGGACCACCACCGAAGCCCGCGCTCAACATTTCGATGCCGTGATCATTCCCGGGGGTGGCGCACCGGATAAAATGCGAACCAACCCCAACACGATCGCCTTCGTTCAAGAAGCGGCTGCCTTGGGCAAATTAATCGCTGCCGTCTGCCACGGGCCCCAAGTCTTAATCGAAGCCGACTTACTGCGGGGACGTCGTGCCACCGGCTTTATCTCCATCCGCAAAGATATGGAAAATGCCGGTGCCACCTATATTGATGAAGCCGTAACCACCGATGGTAACCTAATCTGCTCTCGGCAACCCGGGGATTTAGCCATTTTCACCACCGCCATTCTCTCCAGGCTGAATTTGAGCATTCCCGACCAATCCATGCCCGATCGCAACGACAGTTCAGCCGAATGGTGGCAACTTGCCGAAGCCTGGGGAGGATCAACCCGTCAGGAAATTATCGATGGATTAAATCAGGCAATGGCGGGCGAACGCTATAGCCAAGAAGCCTTTAAACAGTATGCCCACAACACCACCGATAACGCGACTCGATTGCTGCTGTTAGAGATTTGGGAAGAAAAAGTCAGCCATCTCGAACTGTTGGAAAGCCGCCTGCGAACCCTGGGAGAACAACTGTTTTTACCGGCAATGGCTGCTGGGGCCTTCGCTTCTTTAAGGAACGTTTTACCCGCTGAAGATGACTTGACCATTTTGCGTCACGCCTTGGGGGATATTCAAACCGGGGTGATCGACTGTTTCCAATTGCAAGTCCAGTTTACGGACCCTGTGTCCACGATGATTTTTAGTAGCATTGAACGGGACTTGGCTAAGGCAGAGCGTCGTTTGGCTCGGATGTACCAAGAACGGATCGGCTTGAGTGAACCGAAACCGGCGCAACCGACTACCCCCGTGGGAATCGTCTAA
- a CDS encoding NAD(P)H-quinone oxidoreductase subunit M, whose product MMLKSTTRHIRIFTAEVQDNEFAPSPDLLTLDVDPDNEFNWPEPTLQKVYRKFDELVDSYSGEDLTEYNLRRIGSDLEYYLRSLLQEGELSYNLNSRVQNYSMGLPQMVYEDQ is encoded by the coding sequence ATGATGCTCAAGTCAACGACCCGTCACATTCGGATTTTTACGGCAGAGGTGCAAGATAACGAATTTGCTCCGAGTCCAGACTTATTAACCCTTGATGTGGATCCGGACAATGAGTTTAACTGGCCGGAACCGACGTTACAGAAGGTTTACCGCAAGTTTGATGAACTGGTTGATTCTTACAGCGGGGAAGATTTAACGGAGTACAATTTACGCCGCATCGGTTCGGATCTGGAGTATTATTTGCGATCGCTCCTCCAAGAGGGTGAACTCTCCTATAACCTCAACAGCCGGGTCCAAAACTACAGCATGGGTTTACCCCAAATGGTCTACGAGGACCAGTAA